GAAATCAATGTTCTGGATCAGGTTCAAATCGTTCTGCGGATCGATGCCGTGGTTCTTCAACACGAATTCCCCGACCATTTGCGGCATGCCGCCTTTACGCTGTCCAAGGAAGGTTGATCCCTTCAACTGATCCCATTCGAAGTTCTCCACCTTTTCCCTGGAGACGAGAAACGTACCGTCGGTTTGGGTTAATTGAGCGAAGTTGATGACGGGATCATCCGACCCTTGTGCATGGACGTAGATGGACGTTTCAGAGCCGACCAGTGCGACATCCGCACCGTTTGATAAAAGGGTGGTCATCGTCTTATCCCCTCCCCATGTGGTGGTCAGTTCAATGTCGAGTCCTTCTTCTTTAAAGAATCCTTTTTCGATTGCTACATATTCAGGTGCGTAAAAAATCGAGCGGGTCACTTCCGCTACACGAACCTTTTGGACAGCCTCCTCTTTTTCTCCACATGCAGTCAATCCAATGGTCAGCATAAGAATGAGGAATACACCTAAACCGCTTCGAAGCCATTTTTTCAATTTAATCTTCCTCCTTTACTTTTCACGTAATCAGTAGTCGGGATGAGTGCAGCCTAACCTTGTTTATTTGGTTGGCAGTAGGGTAGGATGGTCATAAAGCAACGTGAATTCCATTTGCTAAAATAGTCTATGTAGAGTATAAAAAATGTGTGAATACCCATAGCACGTTTTGAAAGGAAGAGAATATGAAGAACGGAATGATCGTGAAGAAAACGTTGTTTCCCTCTCCGAACCCTCATGTCAAATTATATGAAATCACCTATATATCCTCGGGACTGAGGGTGAAGGGCTTGCTGGCAGAGCCTGTTTTAAAAGGTACATACGATGGTTTCCTTTATTTAAGGGGAGGGATCAAAGGTGTCGGCATGGTCAGGCCCGCCAGGATCGCTCAGTTCGCATCACACGGATTCATCGTGTTTGCGCCATATTACAGGGGGAACCTAGGGGGAGAAGGGAATGAAGATTTCGCCGGGGATGACCGACAAGATGCTGTTGCAGGAGTGGAACTGTTGAGAAATCACTCCCGGGTGGCAAAGAATCGTATCCATGTTTTCGGCTTCTCGAGGGGCGGCGTCATGGCCCTGATGGCAGGGATCGAGTCGAGGGACGTGACGTCCATCGTCACATGGGGAGGTGTGTCTGATATGTTCTTGACGTATGATGAACGAAAGGACATGCGGAGAATGATGAAGAGGGTGATCGGGGGAAGTCCGAATAAAGTGCCCGAACGATACGAATGGAGGACTCCCCTGTATTCACTTGAAAACCTTGAGGCCCCGGTCTTGATCATTCATGGTGAAAAAGATCAGAACGTTTCCGTCGAGCATGCATATAGATTAGAAAAAAGATTGAAGGAGCTCGGGAAGCGGGTTTCGTCCCATTATTTCAAAGAGTTTACGCACTACTTTCCGCCACGGAAGAATCAAGAAATCGTTTCCCTGCTGGCATCATGGATGAAAAATCAATAAACTAATAAGGATTGAGGTCATATAAGATGGGCATGGGTCTGGAATTGAATACGATGATTGTGACTAAAGGAAAAGAAGTGAGAAAAGAAGAGAATCTGTTTCAGCTTCAAAAGGACGGATACCGGCTCTATCCGATGCATCTTCCCATAGATGTGAAAAAAACGAAGCACAGTGATCCGAGTGGTTTCGGAAGAATTGAAAAGATGGAGTGGAAGGATGAGAAGACGACGATCGTCTACCGGCTCATTTCCCTCAATTCCACCAATTGAAAACGGAAGGCTGTAAACAAATGCTTACAGCCTTCCATTTTATTTGATTTCCTCATATAGCAGATAGCGGTTATCCTTCGTTTGTGCGATCAGATAGTTCTTGTGGTCTTTTACGCTATAAATGGGGGTACCTTCCGCCAGTGTGTTAGCGGTGAAATTATTGACGGGGTGATACTTGGTTTCGATCTTTTCTTTAATGGATCCCACCTTTTTCTGAAGGGTGAGTTTCTTCTCGGCAGATACCTTCACATACTCTTTGTCGTTCACGACCATCATATCCCCATACCCGCATAATTCATACGATGCAGGTTTCTTCTCCCCGCAGGCACTCAATAGGAATACACATAACACTAATACGGCCAGACGCTTCATATGTCTCCTCCTTTTCCATTCCGCACATACTCAAAAGATATTCAAGCTTGTACGCTAACATGATATTTTTTCCGCTTTTTTTATGGAAATGGTG
The DNA window shown above is from Rossellomorea vietnamensis and carries:
- a CDS encoding ABC transporter substrate-binding protein, which produces MLTIGLTACGEKEEAVQKVRVAEVTRSIFYAPEYVAIEKGFFKEEGLDIELTTTWGGDKTMTTLLSNGADVALVGSETSIYVHAQGSDDPVINFAQLTQTDGTFLVSREKVENFEWDQLKGSTFLGQRKGGMPQMVGEFVLKNHGIDPQNDLNLIQNIDFANVANAFASGTGDYVQLFEPTASIFEQEGKGHIVASFGTESGHVPYTTFMAKDSYMKENKETVEKFTKALYKAQQWVEEHSAADIAKVIEPYFEDTEVDLIETVVDRYKSQGSFATDPILDEEEWNNLQAIMDEAGELPQSIDHKTLVNTSIAEKASK
- a CDS encoding alpha/beta hydrolase family protein, which gives rise to MIVKKTLFPSPNPHVKLYEITYISSGLRVKGLLAEPVLKGTYDGFLYLRGGIKGVGMVRPARIAQFASHGFIVFAPYYRGNLGGEGNEDFAGDDRQDAVAGVELLRNHSRVAKNRIHVFGFSRGGVMALMAGIESRDVTSIVTWGGVSDMFLTYDERKDMRRMMKRVIGGSPNKVPERYEWRTPLYSLENLEAPVLIIHGEKDQNVSVEHAYRLEKRLKELGKRVSSHYFKEFTHYFPPRKNQEIVSLLASWMKNQ
- a CDS encoding DUF2584 domain-containing protein — its product is MGMGLELNTMIVTKGKEVRKEENLFQLQKDGYRLYPMHLPIDVKKTKHSDPSGFGRIEKMEWKDEKTTIVYRLISLNSTN